In Niallia sp. FSL W8-0635, one genomic interval encodes:
- the queD gene encoding 6-carboxytetrahydropterin synthase QueD has translation MHDFRIVEKLQKFGEDISSKQLKYHHKRVMVSKEFTFDAAHHLHAYEGKCMNLHGHTYKVVFGISGYLDDRGLMIDFGDIKKIWKNDIEIYLDHRYLNETLPPMNTTAENIVYWIFEKMEEALSKDEMKQADNGARVEFVRLYETPTSFAEMRREWMENE, from the coding sequence ATGCATGACTTTCGAATTGTAGAGAAACTGCAAAAGTTTGGAGAAGACATTTCTTCTAAGCAATTAAAATATCATCATAAGCGTGTCATGGTAAGTAAAGAATTCACTTTTGATGCAGCACATCATTTGCATGCCTATGAAGGGAAATGCATGAATCTTCATGGACATACGTACAAGGTTGTTTTTGGGATTAGTGGTTATTTAGATGATCGTGGATTAATGATTGATTTTGGTGATATTAAGAAGATTTGGAAAAACGATATAGAAATTTATTTGGATCATCGCTATTTAAATGAAACACTGCCACCAATGAATACAACAGCAGAAAATATCGTTTATTGGATTTTTGAAAAGATGGAAGAAGCATTGAGCAAGGATGAAATGAAGCAAGCGGATAATGGGGCAAGAGTAGAATTTGTTCGTCTTTATGAAACTCCTACTAGTTTTGCAGAAATGAGACGGGAGTGGATGGAGAATGAGTAA
- the queC gene encoding 7-cyano-7-deazaguanine synthase QueC yields MKNEKAVVVFSGGQDSTTCLFWAMKNFKEVVAVTFDYNQRHITEIECAKKITEELGIKHHILDMSLLNQLAPNALTRDDIAVEEGKGGALPSTFVPGRNLLFMSFAGVLASQIEAKHIVTGVCETDFSGYPDCRDIFIKSLNVTLNLSMDNQFVIHTPLMWLNKAETWELADELGAFNFVREKTLTCYNGIVADGCGECPACKLRKNGLDEYLAVRKGL; encoded by the coding sequence ATGAAAAATGAAAAAGCGGTTGTTGTATTTAGTGGTGGTCAAGATAGCACTACCTGTCTATTTTGGGCAATGAAAAACTTCAAAGAAGTAGTAGCTGTAACATTTGACTACAATCAAAGACATATTACAGAAATTGAATGTGCGAAGAAGATTACCGAAGAGCTTGGCATTAAGCATCATATTCTTGATATGTCCCTACTAAATCAGCTTGCGCCAAATGCTTTAACGAGAGACGATATTGCAGTTGAAGAAGGAAAAGGTGGAGCATTGCCTTCTACATTTGTTCCTGGACGCAATTTATTATTTATGTCATTTGCGGGTGTGTTAGCTAGCCAGATTGAAGCAAAGCATATTGTAACTGGTGTTTGTGAAACAGACTTTAGCGGATATCCAGACTGTCGTGACATTTTTATTAAATCATTGAATGTAACATTAAATCTTTCCATGGATAATCAATTTGTCATTCATACTCCACTAATGTGGTTAAATAAAGCAGAAACATGGGAGCTAGCAGATGAGCTAGGAGCCTTTAATTTTGTTCGAGAAAAAACATTAACATGCTATAACGGCATTGTTGCTGATGGCTGTGGAGAGTGCCCTGCTTGTAAGCTCCGTAAAAATGGCTTGGATGAATATTTAGCTGTTCGAAAGGGGCTATAA